The genomic stretch CAGACCCATTtcgcccaccagcctgcctgccttcccccccaccccaaaacacccctattccaccctcccaaAACTCCCCACACCAGCTGCCCTCAGCTAGTGCAAACTCACTGGGTTTGGGCAGTGCAGAGGTTGAACATGACCTCTGCAGCCCAGTAATGTATTTGTGCTGACCCAGCCAATAATcttggaggcacaaacatgccttacagcatatttgtgacactcccaggctggtacaacagacttgcaccagcccaaaggaGAGTTGGGGTTGTGTCCTTAGTTTTCTTTGTTAGGGTCCTCAGTTACAGTTCATAGTTAAAAATCTTCATATCAAGTGCTTACAGAGTGCTTACAGTGCCTACATATCAATGGCCTCTGTTATGATAGCTGTATGACCTTCAGTAGTACTGTGTCATTTTATTTATAGCTTGACATAGGATGCTTCCTTAACTTCCGCTTTCTGAAAAAAACTGAGGCTCTATCCATTttttgcagtgatgtagctaccaGTGATGTCACCTTTTGGgacagcatttttttccccctggtaaCTTAGAGGAGTGGCATGACTTGTGGGGCTCAGGATGGTGCAGAATTTCCCCATACTCATCAGCTGGTCATTGATACTGGACTCCTGATAGGCAACAGGAGAGGAGCAGCGCCTACTCTTGGGCCCATCTTGCTCCTTCCATAAGACACCTGGCTATAGCGACTTCTTTTTCAGCATTGTGGGCCAGTGTCGCATTTTCTGAGCTCTGAAGAATGGTTATTGCCTTCATTCCTTCTCCCACTCGTATGTCTTACAACACTCAGTGAATTTACAGTGGTGAAATAATGCCAATATATTCCAGCTGAAATCCAGATGTAGGTTCAAGCCAAGCCGTTTTTATACGTATAAATGAAAATTACTCAAGCCAAAGACAGGTTTATGAAGGCATGAGCATAGAAATTGGGCCCTCTTAAGTCTTTATCTGGGATGACGCACTTTCCCTGTTAGTGTCTGACAGAATGAAGATTCAGAGCATTAATGTGCAGTGTCTGGACCTCGGCATGTTACAGGTAGCTAGCTCAGTGCCATTCTACATCAGTGGAATGCCTTCCGTCATGTCTTAATCTTTAAAATTTCCAAGTATCTCATATGCAAGCCAGAGTTAAGGTTTCGTGCATCCTCCTGCTAGAAAAGCATTGCTTGAGACTGGTGAACAAGAGGTTATTTTCTTTAACCACTTTGTTAGAATCAAGCAAGTTTTCTACAACTGTATATTTATGGTTAGAAGGGAATCATTCCTTAGGGTGCCCTGCTCTGAACTATTAGCAGCTAATGTTCATAGTTTGACAGTCTGAAGTCACttgattttcttcatttttttcccttgtgtttctttttttccagtatGAACTCGAGAGGAAATCACCCTGGAGAATTCTGGCGATACAATGGCACGAGTGGGTTGTCTCATGTACAATATTGGCAGGAATGATCTTGATCCCAGTATTGGTTTATCAAATGATGATTGCTTTTAAGGATCCTCCTCCCAGCCTCATCTTCCACATTGCAGCGATCTGCTTTGGGGTGCTCACCGAGATCCTTCTGACCAAGTGAGTGAAAACACGGTGTCCACATTTTCTCTGGTCATTTTGTAAGTGCCAGACAGTGAGGCTGGCTGGTTTGCTTTTGAGACTCATCAACATTGAGAATGTTCTTCCTGCAAAGATTTTGCCAGCAGATTAAATAACAGGTCTGTTAGCCTGAATGTTACCGAGTATCATTAAGGTTGCACGTCTGTGCTTGTttatgttcttttcttttttaaacaaacccaatgttcaactttttttttcaatttttctttgtCTCAGTTGGGTCCACCCAGCAAAGAAAAGAGAATAATGTTTCAGGGTTGTGTAACGAAGGGggttttgttattgtttttaatggttTCATTATGAGGAAGGAATTAAAAATCCCTCCCAGTCAGGATTTAAAATTTCAAAGTCATTGTTTAATGCCTTTGTGTCACTGTAGAACTAATTCAGTTGTGCTGTGATGTGCACCTCCATGGTGTGCGAAACGCAGATAGGACAGAGAAGAGATTGGAAAGTTGAGTCCGCACCAGATTAGTTGGTAAAGTCTGAACTTCCTGCTCTATGCTGTTGGAGACATTCCAATTCAAGTCGAAACCTAGCCCTATATATCCAAAACACACTTAGCACCACTGCTTAAGTTGAAGCAGTGGTTCATTACACCTCCTGCTCGCAagacttttctccctttcttagGCCTTAATCCCacattgtggtgacatcatcaggaaaTTATTTATGATACCATTCTCATGAGGTGGATATTTCTTATGGAAATGTCCCATGCAGTGACACCTGAGATTTTACTGTGCTGAgtaaacactattattattattattattattattattattattattattattattattattattatactttatttttaccccgtctttctccccgaagggactcaaggcagcttacaaaacaaggttaaaaacacattaaaaacatagtttaaaacagataaaaaataacatattgtaacatattgtaaaaacagcagtcagataaaaactagtcagataagagcatagcgcagcaaattaaaaaaggatcaggcctgtaaacagatgttaaaaaatattaaaagatgttaagagatgttaaaaaggccaggaactcagaaggcttatctaaacagaagggtcttcaggccttgccaataagtttcaagagagggagcagttcttaagtcaaggggaagggaattccatagtgttggtgccactactgagaaggccctatttcttgccgctgccccacgtacctccctaggctgtggcacttgtaaaaaggccttttctgattacctaagaggacgggcCAGATTGTACtggagtaggcggtctctgagataccctggcccagagcagtatagggctttaaaggtcaaaaccagcaccttgaattgggcccggaaacgaatgggcagccagtgcagccgccggagaagcggactgacagagtcaaaccgcctacctccagtaactacacgggccgccgcattctgtactagttgcagtttccgaaccatcttcaagggcagccccacatagagtgtgttacaataatctagcctcgaggtcaccgtggcatggatcactgtggccaggtctgcacgatccacgTACTGCCGCAGCTgacgcaccagccaaagctgagcgaaggcccccctagccacagccgccacctgggaatccaggagcagctgcgagtccaggtggacccccaagctgaggacctgctccttcaggggaagtgcaaccccattcagtgcaagccgatactccagcacctgcatcgaggatttccgaaccaggagagcctctgtcttatccggatttaatttcagcttgttagcccccatccagatcctcactgatGAGGATGTAAACACTGATGTAAACATCTTGATAATGAACAAGCTTCCTGAATTGGTGAATACCAACTGCCCTCCATGAGAGGGTGCATGCATAAGAAGTCATCCCCGGATGACTCTACCAAGTCCAAAGTGAGTATGGTAACCAAACCTCAGTCCTCTGATAGAGAAGCAATAGATGCCCGCGGAGTAGAAATCGACAGAAGCTGAAATGGGAAAAATTTTAAGCAGGGCTTCAATATTTTGGTGATCAGggttacctctctctctctctctctctctctctctctctctctacaggAAATTACacaacacaatgagatttacttctgagtaaacatgcataggattgcgctgttagggcccaatcctatccaattttcgagCACAAGTATTAATATGAGATGGAAATTGGAGAAGAATTTCTAAAGCAATTTAACATTGTAGTATTCCAGTACATGTATAGttttttcttttgatttaaaccaggggtttccaaaacCCGGCCCACAGGCCacacctggccctctggaggattTATCTGGGCTGCACGGTTCCCCAGTCTCTTggtgctaaaaatagctcaaatgACGCACTTCCGGGTCTCCCAGCATGGGTATAAACCACATtaagccactagaggtgctgaatataatgcattgtaatggaataattccattccattccatttgaGGTTATCAAACTGAGGCGACGCaataccccagcctgagaagctctttctctggccctttaagggggtgggggaaggcagtaaagcaatctccaggatcatgcagctgccagggatgggaggggtttttcacttacctgaagCCATTGCCAGAGTCCTGGGGAGTCTTGGGAGCCCTCTGTAGGTCTCCCTGTGcgtccaaacatctaaaaatagcaaaaaaaaaagagtcacttctaatttggtttttaaactgtttaatttttttgttttgtgttagaTGGTGTATTTACCTGGATAATACTGTGAGCAGCCTTGCGTATACTTTTAAACTAGAGAACAGCGGAACAGTAATTAATttgatttaataaaaataaaatgggaaagAGATATCTGGACATTCCAACATAGGTTGTTGCATATGCAAAATTCTTCCACATTGTTCTGATCACCCACAGCCTAAAAATCATCACAAGCAGCTGCACAGTTCCTCTTCCTAATAGAGAACTTGATGTGAAAGAAAAAGTGGTCAGTtgctcagaaggtctcctggaggccttagaagacactttcagtttttgcctCCTGTACCTCAGACTACCTTCTGGCAAGACCAGGCCCTGCAGAGAAGCATCTTCAGGCACACAGGGCCAATATGTGCCTTGGGAATCCTGGCACAAACATAGCCCCTAATTGCATGTACTGACTCTATATGCTTACAACTGTGCAGGTCCCATTCCCTTTGTGTAGAAATCTAGGGGTAGGGTAGGCAACTGCACAGCAGCTGAGGGCGAAACGCGTTGATATGATCTCATTCCCCTCCTGAATGACTAGAGGCTTATGTTACAGTGATTTTAATTCGATCCAAACTATGTTATACATCTGTCACTGCAATAGTTCAAACAAAAGTAGATTGAATCCAAGTATGTCCAGTGTTTATATAAATGTTAGGCATAAGTACATTAGAGAACAGATAACTGTTTGAAACCTTTGACTATCCCTGGGTGCATCATAATTAATGAAACTGGACACACTTTACATAGAGATTATTTCTCTGTGCCAGGAGCAATTGCTAATTTGCCTCTTGTATTTTCCTGATTTCCTCATGTGTAACACATACATAATGCGCAGCAGTTCTATTAACTATGAGAAAtttaaacagcccaatctttcCCAGGCCTTAGGGTGGCAGATTGTATAATCCACCGCCATAGGTCCAGGACCGATGGCACAAAAGCCATGCCACTGTCATAGCTCCAGGGTTGCCAGTGCAAACAGCTGGGGCACCATGTGCACAACAGTGGCTCACAGGTTCTCTGCTAGAGCAGGTAGGTCAAGGCAGGGCAGTTTGGAGGTGGAACAGGTTGGTTCTGGGTGGAGAgtaggctgggagggggcaggacaggtaaaagaggacaggaaggggaggatctcagtggtagTCATGCAtgtcaagatcctatccccctttcctcacCCTGAGCCGACCATTCAGTCTCTTCAGTTTTACACCAGCTAGATAGCTGGCGTAGGTCCACGGAGATCCACTGAAGGTCAGGCGGCTACAGGGAAGTAAGTgacaaagatttttacttacctctcctggaccGTTTGCTTGTACGCATCCCAACAGCATGTACTGCACACTCCGTCAGAGTCACTGTCTGCTTTTCGGCTGGCAGGAGATAGGAGTCAGTCCTAAAATCATTACTACCATGATGCTTTTCCACAACCTCTGCACAAATTGTCCATCCTTTTATTATCTCCATGTCTCGTTTCCAGAAGGGAAGCCTCACGAGCTTCTGTGCTTTCCACAAGCTTCAGACTGTACCTGAGGATGGAAGTATATCCACGATAAAAATCCCATCTCCGTTCCACTTGATCTTAAATCAAAAGGCCCCACGCTGACATGAGCCTCTCGAGGCTGTGATGGTCACCATTAAAATGTTGACATTTACTGTTTGAAACTAATTTGCGTTGCCGCGAAATTGCAGGTCTGCCCTGTAAATAAGTGTCGCTAACATGAATTATCTTCAGACACTTAATGTCAGAGTTTTAATGATGGCCCCACTCTGTTTTAGGTGCCTGCAATTTGGTGGCAGCACCGGAGCAGGACAAGCAGTCGGGTCGGGCTTTAATGAAGTGTTGGAACAAATGAGGAAAGAAGACGAAAATGAAACACAAGAaggtggagcggggggggggggacaagctCAGTGACTTAGTCCTCAGAAACAAGTCTGAATTTCAATAAGTATTTGAAATATTATGTATTCACTCAGGCAGGCACAAAGGGAAGAAAATGCTAATAATGTTTAATTCCCCTTGACTTCTAACCTTTTTAATCTGTTGTGTTGCCAGCTCAGTACTGTAAATTGGGCTGGTTTGTATTATAAAGCGAACATATGTATTGAGTCATTTCAGAACGCCTGACATTTCCACAAGCAACATTTAGgctgggcttcccccccccctccacatttttCAGCACTTGACTATCATTTGCATTAATGATGAAATGCAAAATAGAACCAGGGAGGAAAGAATAATTAAAGGTAGGAGAAAATCTGAGGAGGAACGGGCAGTCCAACAGATAGGCCAACGTATATTTTTTCCCTCCTTGTTTCAATTGTTTGGTGCGTGTGTTTTTGTGgcgggtttttttttcctgtttgtgtttttttttttttaatttcccctTCTCAATAAAATGCCATTTGGAAAATTGCCTGGGGACTCCTAAATCATTAGTAAATTAAGAATCTGTTTTTAATAACATTGAACTTGTAAATAATGCATTAATTGACTAGCTTGAAAGTTAGCTTGAACGCTCGAAACTCTGGCTGCAAATGCGTGGTGAAGGAAGAATGCGGTCGGAGGAGGCGGCAGGATGAATGGAACAAATTAAATATGACAGTTGATATTTGCGAAAATGGTGAGATAATTGGAGGACACCTGCAGCTGTTTCCCAACCAAAACAACAGAAGCTGAATATGTATCCAACAGAAGTGTGTTGCATTTTCAGCTGGGCGCAGTTCTTTTTGTCCTCCTTGGGGTTTTGCAGCGCGAGTTGTGTTTGTTTGTGCCTGCCTTTTGTCAGGTCATATGACTAAACAAGCAACAAGTTGCCTCTCCATCTGATTCCACACTTTATTGGTTCTGTCAGTGTTGCATTTTCTGGGTAAAGAAAAAGAACATAAATCTTCTTTACTGAGAACTGGGAGTTCCTACAGAACATGGCTCATGTTCAAATGTATTTATAAACGGGAGGACGCGCAGAGACATCAAAATGTTTACCTGTGGGTTTCTTACCTGGAGAGGTTCCTTAATTTGTCAGAGGCAGGCCTTTGAAATTAAAAATGTGACTTACAACCTGTCTCTGAATGTTGATGAATATCCTTCTTCCAGAAGGATAGACCAAGCGTAGCGTCCTGTGTTTAGTTTTGGATTTGAACTACCTCAGCTGCAGGTGCACAAGTTAGCCTGGAGCAAGTCACTACCTCTTAACCTCTCTTGATACTAACATCACCTGCATGATCAGAACAGTGATATCATGTCTTTCCATTAGAGGAAatcatccaggggtttggcatGAGGTTTCATAAACATGCAGATGACACCCTGTGGTACATC from Tiliqua scincoides isolate rTilSci1 chromosome 4, rTilSci1.hap2, whole genome shotgun sequence encodes the following:
- the LOC136648455 gene encoding uncharacterized protein is translated as MDCGYEHLKTYPDSAPLIDAAMVSQNPLGSLRGDHEESKECFICREGDEMGRDALLHFCDCKNLIAHQKCLLTWIQKGPPISGTPRCKVCTAEYELERKSPWRILAIQWHEWVVSCTILAGMILIPVLVYQMMIAFKDPPPSLIFHIAAICFGVLTEILLTKCLQFGGSTGAGQAVGSGFNEVLEQMRKEDENETQEGGAGGGGQAQ